The proteins below come from a single Halobacillus salinarum genomic window:
- a CDS encoding PH domain-containing protein — protein sequence MSEYKKLHPISAIINFFKGIREAIFPLIVIVFLNGNFSGGSPNWFSLGISAVVLIGVLLSGIFRWIRFTYRIEEGELRIEYGLIFKKKRYIPIDRIQSLNFSEGIFHRPFELVKVSVETAGGSGGKQKAEAELTAIKRSEADELEAVIFQEKQGHKREPDRTENGQERELVFEMKMKDLLIMAITSGGAGVVLSGVGVFFSQIMDSLPLGMIYEQVKGWLQFGVLVIASAVFSVLLIAYGAAIIMTIFRYANFSVFLDQDDVIITRGLLEKRQMTIPKNRIQGLRIDENLIRQPLGFASLTLISAGGSVKTEAEQQLKLFPLINRRELSKALGRILPDYQIDAHLKRPPRRSLRRYILRKSWLTWILAIAAAVLFWPFGVMALVVPVFFTVLGWLSYLGTGFSLVEKQLTIRNRVFSLRTYVMKKYRIQSAETAQSLFQKHAELKSVRVVMKSGAGGAQAECLYLERTDCDSVMEWYRPDQTQA from the coding sequence ATGTCTGAATATAAGAAGCTTCATCCCATTTCTGCCATCATTAATTTTTTTAAAGGAATAAGAGAGGCTATATTTCCCCTTATAGTCATTGTTTTTTTAAATGGAAATTTTTCCGGAGGGTCACCGAATTGGTTTTCGCTTGGTATTTCTGCCGTTGTTTTAATTGGTGTACTGTTGAGTGGGATATTCAGATGGATTCGTTTTACATATCGAATTGAAGAAGGAGAACTACGAATTGAATATGGCCTCATATTTAAGAAAAAGCGCTACATTCCGATTGACCGCATCCAAAGCCTTAACTTTTCTGAAGGGATTTTTCACCGGCCGTTCGAGCTTGTAAAAGTCTCCGTAGAAACCGCAGGCGGTTCAGGAGGCAAGCAAAAGGCCGAAGCTGAATTAACGGCCATTAAGCGATCGGAAGCTGACGAGCTTGAAGCAGTTATCTTTCAAGAAAAGCAGGGCCATAAAAGAGAACCAGATCGTACAGAAAACGGGCAGGAGCGGGAACTTGTTTTTGAAATGAAAATGAAGGATTTATTGATTATGGCGATTACCTCAGGAGGAGCAGGTGTCGTATTATCAGGGGTAGGTGTGTTTTTCTCTCAAATAATGGATTCTCTCCCTTTAGGTATGATCTATGAGCAGGTAAAAGGGTGGCTGCAATTTGGCGTTCTCGTGATTGCTAGTGCCGTTTTCTCAGTCCTGTTAATTGCTTATGGAGCGGCGATCATTATGACCATTTTCAGGTATGCGAATTTCTCTGTATTTCTAGATCAGGATGATGTTATTATCACTCGAGGTCTCCTGGAAAAGAGGCAGATGACTATTCCAAAAAATCGAATCCAGGGACTAAGAATAGATGAAAATTTGATCCGTCAGCCTCTAGGGTTTGCTTCGCTTACACTTATAAGTGCAGGGGGGTCCGTGAAAACGGAAGCGGAGCAGCAGCTAAAACTATTTCCTCTCATCAATAGGAGGGAATTGAGTAAAGCTCTAGGGAGGATTCTGCCTGATTATCAAATAGACGCCCACTTGAAGCGGCCGCCGAGGCGTTCCCTTCGTCGCTATATATTGAGAAAGTCATGGTTGACATGGATTCTAGCCATTGCCGCGGCTGTTCTCTTTTGGCCATTCGGTGTCATGGCATTGGTGGTACCTGTGTTCTTCACGGTTTTAGGATGGCTTTCTTATCTTGGTACAGGGTTTTCTTTAGTAGAAAAACAATTGACCATCAGAAACAGGGTGTTTTCCCTGCGTACGTATGTGATGAAAAAATATCGTATTCAATCGGCGGAGACTGCGCAAAGCCTCTTTCAAAAACATGCGGAGCTCAAGAGTGTCCGCGTTGTAATGAAATCAGGTGCCGGCGGGGCACAGGCCGAATGCTTATACTTAGAACGTACGGATTGCGATTCCGTTATGGAGTGGTACCGTCCCGATCAAACGCAAGCTTAA
- a CDS encoding NCS2 family permease has translation MFNRFKLEENNTSVKTEVLAGATTFLTMVYIIVVNPVILKGAGLPLNQVFMATIIAAVIGTLIMALAANYPIAIAPGMGMNAYFVTEVTQQGVGYSTILGTVFIAGILFVLLSLTSLREKLITAIPPSLKYGITSGIGLFIAFLGLRMSNIIVGSEETLVTLGDLSEPGTLLTIAGLLITLALVTRNVTGALFIGMILTSILAFMTGQLKIDGLVSAPPAPVFWDVDLSGVFSNGLYTVVFAFLLVTIFDTTGTMVGVAEQAGFLNKDGSLPKARAALMADATATTVGSMFGTSPSSAYIESSTGVAAGGRTGLTTIVVSGLFIVSMFFSPVIAAVSDLAAITAPSLIIVGCFMMKGLAKVEWSSFDDAFPAFIIILTMPLTSSIATGISIGFILYPFVKVVRGKAKSVHWLLYLFALIFVLQLIFFPSH, from the coding sequence TTGTTCAACCGATTTAAATTAGAAGAAAACAACACAAGTGTAAAAACTGAAGTGCTTGCAGGAGCGACTACCTTTTTGACGATGGTTTATATTATCGTAGTCAACCCTGTCATACTTAAAGGAGCAGGACTGCCGCTGAATCAAGTATTTATGGCAACAATTATCGCAGCGGTAATCGGTACATTAATCATGGCATTAGCAGCCAATTACCCAATCGCTATTGCACCGGGGATGGGTATGAACGCTTACTTTGTTACGGAGGTTACCCAGCAGGGGGTTGGTTATTCAACGATATTAGGAACTGTATTTATAGCAGGAATCCTGTTTGTCCTTCTTAGTTTAACAAGCCTTCGGGAAAAGCTGATTACTGCAATCCCGCCATCATTAAAATATGGGATCACCTCAGGAATCGGTTTGTTTATCGCATTTTTAGGGTTGAGAATGTCTAATATTATTGTAGGAAGTGAGGAAACTCTTGTAACCTTAGGTGACTTATCGGAACCGGGTACGCTGCTTACAATTGCGGGACTCCTCATCACTTTGGCGCTCGTTACTAGAAATGTAACCGGTGCCTTATTCATTGGAATGATTTTAACTTCCATCCTTGCCTTCATGACTGGCCAGTTGAAGATAGATGGATTAGTATCTGCACCACCAGCGCCGGTGTTTTGGGATGTGGATCTTTCCGGTGTATTTTCAAATGGACTTTATACAGTCGTATTTGCCTTCTTATTAGTAACCATTTTCGACACGACAGGAACTATGGTAGGCGTAGCTGAACAAGCAGGGTTCCTGAACAAGGATGGCAGCCTTCCAAAAGCCCGGGCTGCTCTAATGGCCGATGCAACAGCCACGACGGTAGGCTCAATGTTTGGAACGAGTCCTTCTTCTGCGTATATTGAATCATCGACGGGTGTAGCAGCAGGAGGACGGACGGGTCTTACGACTATAGTGGTTTCCGGCTTGTTTATTGTGTCCATGTTCTTTTCGCCGGTTATTGCGGCAGTATCAGATTTAGCGGCAATCACTGCGCCTTCCCTAATCATTGTCGGCTGCTTTATGATGAAGGGGCTGGCTAAAGTGGAATGGAGCTCATTTGATGATGCTTTCCCAGCTTTTATCATCATTCTGACTATGCCGCTTACTTCAAGTATTGCTACCGGGATTTCCATAGGGTTTATTTTATATCCATTCGTCAAAGTCGTAAGAGGGAAAGCAAAGTCCGTGCATTGGCTGTTGTATCTGTTTGCGCTTATTTTTGTACTGCAGTTGATCTTCTTCCCTTCCCACTAG
- the proC gene encoding pyrroline-5-carboxylate reductase encodes MNKKIGFLGCGQMGQAMIHGMVKAGVVPANQIAATAITDETIDFVAEEYGINITSDNKKLAQESDILFLAVKPYIYKEVIEEIKDEIAKDTVVVTIAAGVTLEATKKAFGFNVKVIRSMPNTPSLVGAGMSVLCPNEFVTKEELADVLEIVESFGEAEVIAEKLMDVVPSLSGSSPAFVYMFIEAMTDSAVQQGFPRDKAYKLASQAVMGAAKMVLESGKHPGQLKDDVCTPGGVTIDAVAALEESGLRSSVIQGMTACTNRARELSKGE; translated from the coding sequence GTGAACAAAAAAATAGGATTCCTAGGATGTGGCCAAATGGGACAAGCAATGATTCACGGCATGGTGAAAGCTGGAGTCGTCCCGGCAAATCAAATAGCTGCTACGGCCATAACTGATGAAACCATCGACTTTGTAGCTGAGGAGTATGGCATTAATATTACGAGCGATAACAAGAAGCTGGCACAGGAAAGCGATATTTTATTCCTTGCTGTAAAGCCTTATATTTATAAAGAGGTTATTGAAGAAATTAAGGATGAGATTGCCAAGGATACTGTAGTCGTTACTATTGCTGCTGGCGTTACACTTGAAGCCACGAAAAAAGCCTTTGGCTTTAATGTGAAAGTGATTCGTTCTATGCCGAATACCCCTTCACTCGTTGGCGCCGGGATGAGTGTACTTTGTCCAAATGAATTTGTAACAAAAGAAGAACTGGCTGACGTATTAGAGATTGTGGAAAGCTTCGGTGAAGCAGAAGTTATTGCCGAAAAACTGATGGATGTCGTCCCTTCTCTTAGTGGTTCTTCTCCTGCATTTGTCTATATGTTTATCGAAGCGATGACGGACTCTGCTGTTCAGCAAGGTTTTCCACGCGATAAAGCATACAAACTGGCATCTCAAGCTGTCATGGGAGCTGCAAAGATGGTGCTCGAATCAGGCAAGCACCCTGGACAGTTGAAGGATGACGTATGTACTCCTGGTGGCGTTACGATTGATGCGGTAGCGGCGCTTGAGGAGTCAGGGTTGCGCAGCTCAGTTATCCAAGGGATGACCGCATGTACGAATCGAGCACGAGAGCTTTCGAAAGGTGAATGA
- a CDS encoding PH domain-containing protein, whose translation MREPNQRISERALLLWRIYGGIQTGAVVIAAIALQIMIQLWDWPAWLVLIPLGLILLLLIFSVWLIPSIRWKRWRYEVSDVEIELQHGLFIVTRTLVPMVRVQHVDTEQGPLLRKYRLATISISTAATVHKVPALDEREAERLRQSISSLARVAEEDV comes from the coding sequence ATGAGGGAGCCGAATCAACGGATTTCGGAGCGTGCCTTACTGTTATGGAGAATTTATGGCGGCATTCAAACAGGAGCAGTTGTGATTGCTGCAATTGCCTTGCAAATTATGATCCAATTGTGGGATTGGCCGGCATGGCTGGTACTGATTCCTTTGGGACTGATCTTGCTTTTATTGATCTTTTCCGTATGGCTGATTCCATCCATTCGCTGGAAAAGGTGGAGGTATGAAGTCAGCGATGTAGAAATTGAACTTCAACATGGGCTTTTCATTGTTACAAGGACGCTTGTCCCGATGGTCCGCGTCCAGCATGTGGATACTGAACAAGGTCCATTACTAAGAAAATACCGCCTGGCAACGATTAGTATCTCCACAGCAGCCACTGTACATAAGGTTCCAGCTCTCGACGAAAGAGAAGCTGAACGTCTGCGGCAGTCGATTTCATCTTTAGCAAGGGTGGCGGAAGAGGATGTCTGA